One genomic region from Muriicola soli encodes:
- a CDS encoding cation:proton antiporter: MDVFSSYNIIIEASVILILSFIFNGISKRTNIPSVLLLIFLGVILQFVLSYFTSDKVDFFPALEVLGIIGLIMIVLEAALELELKKEKLVPILKSMAVALIGLLGSAYLAALILHQFVPDMSMQSAWLYATPLSILSSAIIIPSVSGLVPSKKEFHIYESTFSDIMGIMMFYFLVGEMNPASQGGAGGFALNILLTIVISIIASYAIILVFQTIKSQAKLFLLIAVLLLLYAIGKQLHLSSLLIILIFGLVIANMKLFFRGKFATFLDHEKAHRIYHELHIVTLETAFVVRTFFFVIFGLTIAIASLFSFTVALISLLIILSIYVVRFVILRTFYGSDILPQLFIAPRGLITVLLFYAIPAEAQIATFEPGILLFVIIGTSLIMTWAMIKDKKKTKTLVDLADEEKDILDKEKATVVLEGSDTAPEVDRIDPIEEDPET; this comes from the coding sequence ATGGATGTTTTCTCTTCTTACAATATTATAATTGAGGCGTCTGTAATCCTCATCCTCTCGTTTATTTTCAATGGAATTTCAAAAAGGACAAATATTCCTTCTGTCCTCTTACTGATTTTCCTAGGGGTGATCTTGCAATTTGTCCTCTCCTATTTCACCTCTGACAAGGTCGATTTTTTTCCGGCTCTTGAGGTCCTTGGGATCATCGGACTTATAATGATCGTTCTGGAAGCAGCGCTAGAACTCGAATTAAAAAAGGAAAAACTGGTCCCTATTCTCAAGTCGATGGCTGTTGCGCTTATCGGACTTCTGGGCTCGGCATACCTCGCAGCTCTAATTCTACATCAGTTCGTCCCTGACATGAGCATGCAGTCGGCCTGGCTTTACGCAACTCCTTTGTCGATTCTGTCAAGCGCCATCATAATTCCCAGTGTAAGCGGACTGGTACCGTCCAAAAAGGAATTTCACATCTATGAAAGCACCTTTTCAGATATCATGGGGATCATGATGTTCTATTTTCTGGTAGGTGAGATGAATCCGGCCTCACAAGGCGGTGCAGGTGGTTTTGCCCTCAATATTCTTTTAACTATTGTTATTTCGATCATAGCCAGTTATGCCATCATCCTGGTATTCCAAACTATTAAGAGTCAGGCCAAACTATTTCTCCTGATCGCGGTTTTACTCCTATTATATGCCATAGGTAAACAATTGCACTTGTCCTCCCTCTTGATCATTTTGATCTTTGGTCTGGTCATTGCAAATATGAAATTGTTCTTCAGGGGCAAATTCGCTACTTTTCTGGATCATGAGAAGGCACATCGCATATATCACGAGTTGCATATCGTAACCCTGGAAACGGCATTTGTGGTCAGGACATTTTTCTTTGTCATTTTTGGTCTCACTATAGCTATCGCTTCGCTTTTTAGCTTTACCGTTGCGTTGATCAGCTTGCTGATTATCCTATCTATATATGTGGTACGCTTCGTAATTCTTCGGACCTTCTACGGCAGTGATATTCTACCTCAGCTTTTTATCGCCCCAAGGGGTTTAATAACTGTCCTGCTTTTCTATGCGATTCCGGCGGAAGCCCAAATTGCCACCTTTGAACCCGGAATCCTTCTCTTTGTAATTATCGGTACCAGCCTAATCATGACCTGGGCAATGATAAAGGATAAAAAGAAAACAAAAACGCTAGTGGACCTGGCCGATGAGGAAAAGGACATTCTGGATAAGGAAAAAGCTACAGTCGTACTTGAAGGATCAGATACTGCCCCTGAAGTAGATAGAATAGATCCCATTGAAGAAGATCCTGAAACGTAA
- the rimP gene encoding ribosome assembly cofactor RimP, with the protein MLKEQAEALLDEVLKEHPELFLIDFTVSSANQIKIVIDGDKGVNLEDCMTVSRAIEHNLDREAIDFSLEVTSPGATEPLTMPRQYGKNIGRTLEVKTSETTVKGTLVSAEEEGITLEWKAREPKPIGKGKTTVLKSVMVPFSEIIKANVVLKF; encoded by the coding sequence ATGTTGAAGGAACAAGCAGAGGCTTTATTGGACGAGGTTTTAAAGGAGCATCCGGAACTTTTTCTTATCGATTTTACGGTGAGTTCGGCCAATCAGATTAAAATAGTGATTGACGGAGATAAAGGGGTGAACCTGGAAGATTGTATGACGGTAAGCAGGGCCATTGAACATAACCTGGACAGAGAAGCCATTGATTTTTCATTGGAAGTGACCTCTCCGGGGGCCACTGAACCACTGACCATGCCACGGCAGTACGGAAAAAATATCGGGAGAACACTGGAGGTGAAGACTTCGGAGACTACTGTAAAAGGAACTTTGGTTTCTGCAGAAGAAGAAGGAATAACACTGGAATGGAAAGCGAGGGAACCCAAACCTATCGGGAAGGGAAAAACCACAGTTTTAAAAAGCGTGATGGTCCCGTTTTCAGAAATTATAAAAGCGAACGTAGTACTTAAATTTTAA
- the nusA gene encoding transcription termination factor NusA — protein MENIALIESFSEFKDDKFIDRVTLMAILEDVFRNALKKKFGSDDNFDIIINPDKGDLEIWRNRVVVEDGEVEEPNEQISLSEARKIEPDFEVGEDVSEEVKLIDLGRRAILALRQNLISKIHEHDNTTIYKQFKDLEGEIYTAEVHHIRHKAIILLDDEGNEIILPKDKQIPSDFFRKGDNVRGIIESVELKGNKPMIIMSRTSPTFLEQLFFQEIPEVFDGLITIKKAVRIPGEKAKVAVDSYDDRIDPVGACVGMKGSRIHGIVRELGNENIDVINWTNNPQLMVTRSLSPARVSTVKLNDENMTAQVYLKPEEVSKAIGRGGHNIRLAGQLTGYEIDVFREGVEEDVELTEFSDEIEAWIIEELKKIGLDTARSVLEQDVEDLVKRTDLEEETILDVVRILKAEFED, from the coding sequence ATGGAAAATATCGCATTGATCGAATCATTCTCGGAATTCAAAGATGACAAATTCATCGACCGGGTAACCCTTATGGCAATTTTAGAAGATGTGTTCAGAAATGCCCTAAAAAAGAAATTTGGATCGGATGACAACTTTGATATCATTATCAATCCGGATAAAGGGGATTTGGAGATTTGGAGAAACCGGGTCGTTGTTGAAGATGGTGAGGTAGAAGAACCTAACGAACAAATATCTCTATCAGAAGCCAGGAAAATTGAACCCGATTTTGAAGTTGGGGAAGACGTTTCTGAAGAAGTGAAACTAATCGATCTGGGAAGGCGAGCCATTCTGGCCCTCAGACAAAATCTGATCTCTAAAATACACGAGCACGACAACACAACTATATACAAGCAATTTAAGGATCTGGAAGGCGAGATATACACCGCTGAGGTTCACCACATCAGACATAAGGCAATTATTTTGCTCGATGATGAGGGCAACGAAATTATTCTTCCCAAGGACAAGCAGATTCCTTCTGACTTCTTCAGAAAAGGGGATAATGTGAGGGGAATTATCGAAAGTGTGGAGTTAAAAGGGAACAAGCCTATGATTATTATGTCTAGAACTTCCCCCACCTTTCTGGAACAGTTGTTTTTTCAGGAAATTCCGGAAGTATTTGACGGCCTAATTACTATTAAGAAGGCGGTTCGGATTCCAGGTGAAAAGGCGAAAGTGGCCGTAGATTCCTACGATGACCGAATTGATCCTGTTGGAGCTTGCGTGGGAATGAAAGGATCTCGTATTCACGGGATTGTAAGAGAACTGGGCAATGAGAATATCGATGTGATCAACTGGACGAATAACCCTCAACTAATGGTTACCCGATCCCTGAGTCCTGCTAGGGTGTCAACGGTAAAATTGAATGATGAAAACATGACGGCCCAGGTTTATCTAAAGCCCGAAGAAGTTTCCAAGGCGATAGGTCGCGGGGGGCACAATATACGTTTAGCTGGTCAGTTGACCGGTTACGAGATTGACGTCTTTAGAGAAGGCGTTGAAGAAGATGTGGAACTCACGGAATTCTCTGACGAAATTGAAGCCTGGATTATTGAAGAATTAAAGAAAATAGGTCTGGATACAGCCAGAAGTGTTTTGGAACAGGATGTGGAAGATCTTGTAAAAAGGACAGATCTCGAGGAAGAAACCATACTCGATGTGGTACGTATCCTAAAGGCCGAGTTTGAAGATTAA
- the infB gene encoding translation initiation factor IF-2: MADSATIRLNKVLRELNISLDRAVDFLASKGHEIDARPTTKISEEVHQVLLDEFQTDMSKKVASIEVGEEKRKEKEAIRLQLEQEQEERRLAREKRAAASEVVKAKADLSGPKMVGKIDLEKDKKSKAKEEVAEPEAPVETEAIKEAAPAAKPEKKKAKAAKPAEKKVEEEEKEEKPEAIETNYQKLSGPKIMGDKIDLTKFEKPKKKKEAASKPDPQDRKKRRKRIISDSGPRGGRRGKPGDKRGSRAGVTSKVEPTEEEVQKQVRETLEKLQGKSKKGKGAKYRRDKRDQHRQQSEKDLEQLELDNKVLKVTEFVTVGEVATMMDVPTTQIISACMSLGIMVTMNQRLDAETLSIVAEEFGYEVEFVTADIEESIEEEVDAPEDLKPRAPIVTVMGHVDHGKTSLLDYVRQENVIAGESGGITQHIGAYGVQLENGQKIAFLDTPGHEAFTAMRARGAQVTDIAIIVIAADDDIMPQTKEAISHAQAASVPIVFAINKIDRPNANPEKIKEGLAAMNLLVEDWGGKIQSHDISAKTGEGVKELLEKVILEAELLELKANPDKLATGTVVEAFLDKGRGYVSTVLVLAGTLKIGDYVLAGTCSGKVKAMQDERGKSVDEAGPSTPISILGLDGAPQAGDKFNVLDDEREAKQIAAKRSQLLREQSVRTQRHITLDEIGRRIALGDFKELNIILKGDVDGSVEALTDSFQKLSTDEIQVNIIHKGVGAITESDVLLASASDAIVIGFNVRPMGNARDIADKEEIDIRMYSIIYDAINDLKDAMEGMLSPEIKEEITGTAEIRETFKISKIGTIAGCMVTSGKIFRNSNIRLIRDGVVIYTGVLASLKRFKDDVKEVSKGYDCGLQIKNYNDIKENDIVEAFQEVAVKKTL; this comes from the coding sequence ATGGCAGACAGTGCGACAATAAGGCTTAACAAAGTTCTGAGAGAACTTAACATCTCCCTGGATAGGGCGGTTGATTTTCTTGCCTCCAAAGGGCATGAAATTGACGCGCGCCCTACTACGAAAATTTCGGAGGAGGTGCATCAGGTTCTCTTGGATGAATTCCAAACCGACATGAGCAAGAAGGTTGCTTCTATCGAAGTTGGGGAGGAAAAGCGTAAAGAGAAGGAGGCTATAAGACTACAACTCGAACAAGAACAGGAAGAAAGGCGTCTGGCTCGTGAAAAGAGAGCTGCAGCCTCTGAAGTAGTTAAAGCCAAGGCTGATCTTTCAGGCCCGAAAATGGTGGGTAAGATCGATCTTGAAAAAGATAAAAAATCCAAAGCGAAAGAAGAAGTAGCTGAGCCTGAAGCTCCTGTTGAAACAGAGGCTATAAAGGAGGCAGCTCCGGCCGCTAAACCTGAAAAGAAAAAAGCGAAAGCAGCTAAACCTGCTGAGAAAAAGGTTGAAGAAGAGGAGAAAGAGGAGAAGCCGGAGGCGATAGAAACAAATTATCAAAAACTCTCGGGCCCCAAAATCATGGGGGATAAGATAGACCTCACCAAGTTTGAAAAGCCCAAAAAGAAAAAGGAGGCTGCTTCTAAGCCAGATCCACAGGACAGGAAGAAAAGAAGGAAACGAATCATAAGTGATTCAGGACCTCGTGGCGGAAGACGAGGCAAACCCGGTGATAAAAGAGGATCAAGAGCAGGAGTTACATCTAAGGTAGAGCCCACAGAGGAAGAAGTACAAAAACAGGTTAGGGAAACCCTGGAAAAATTACAGGGGAAGTCCAAAAAAGGCAAAGGGGCAAAATACAGAAGAGACAAAAGAGACCAGCACAGGCAACAATCTGAAAAGGATCTCGAGCAACTCGAATTGGACAACAAAGTCCTGAAGGTTACCGAGTTTGTAACGGTAGGTGAAGTGGCCACTATGATGGACGTTCCTACTACTCAGATTATCTCGGCCTGTATGTCACTGGGGATCATGGTAACCATGAATCAGCGCCTCGACGCGGAAACGCTTTCAATAGTTGCAGAGGAATTTGGCTATGAGGTCGAATTCGTTACAGCCGATATTGAGGAGTCTATTGAAGAAGAAGTTGATGCGCCGGAGGATCTCAAACCAAGAGCCCCTATCGTTACCGTAATGGGACATGTGGATCACGGAAAGACTTCACTTCTGGATTATGTAAGACAGGAAAATGTAATTGCCGGCGAGAGTGGTGGGATTACCCAGCATATAGGTGCCTATGGAGTGCAATTGGAGAACGGTCAAAAGATCGCATTCCTCGATACTCCCGGTCACGAAGCCTTTACCGCGATGCGGGCAAGGGGAGCACAGGTAACAGATATTGCTATTATCGTGATAGCCGCTGATGACGACATTATGCCTCAGACCAAGGAGGCGATTAGTCATGCCCAGGCAGCTAGTGTACCCATTGTTTTCGCTATCAACAAAATAGACAGGCCCAACGCCAATCCAGAGAAGATCAAGGAAGGCTTGGCTGCAATGAATCTTCTGGTTGAAGACTGGGGAGGTAAAATACAATCACATGATATTTCGGCCAAGACGGGAGAAGGGGTAAAGGAATTGCTTGAGAAGGTAATTCTGGAAGCCGAATTGCTCGAGCTGAAGGCCAATCCGGATAAACTCGCAACAGGAACGGTTGTAGAAGCCTTTCTCGATAAGGGAAGAGGGTATGTATCTACCGTCCTGGTCCTTGCAGGAACATTGAAAATTGGAGATTATGTCCTGGCAGGAACCTGTAGTGGGAAAGTAAAAGCAATGCAGGACGAACGCGGTAAATCAGTTGATGAAGCAGGTCCGTCCACCCCTATTTCTATTTTGGGATTAGACGGAGCTCCGCAAGCCGGTGATAAATTTAACGTCCTGGATGACGAGCGTGAAGCAAAACAAATTGCTGCCAAGAGAAGTCAGTTACTCAGAGAGCAATCTGTTAGAACACAGCGACATATCACTCTTGATGAGATTGGACGTAGAATTGCGTTAGGTGATTTCAAAGAACTGAACATCATCCTTAAAGGGGATGTAGATGGTTCTGTGGAAGCCTTAACAGATAGTTTCCAAAAACTGTCTACTGACGAGATACAAGTAAACATTATCCACAAAGGTGTGGGTGCGATCACTGAATCGGATGTGCTTCTGGCTTCTGCTTCTGATGCCATTGTCATCGGGTTTAATGTAAGACCTATGGGCAATGCACGGGATATTGCAGATAAAGAAGAGATCGATATCAGGATGTACTCCATCATTTACGATGCCATCAACGATCTCAAAGATGCGATGGAAGGGATGTTATCACCCGAGATTAAAGAAGAGATTACCGGAACTGCTGAGATCAGGGAAACCTTTAAGATCTCCAAGATCGGTACTATTGCAGGGTGTATGGTGACCAGTGGAAAGATTTTCAGAAACTCCAATATCCGACTCATCAGAGATGGGGTAGTGATCTATACGGGAGTACTCGCGTCTCTGAAACGTTTTAAAGACGACGTGAAGGAAGTTAGTAAAGGTTATGACTGCGGACTTCAGATTAAGAATTACAACGATATCAAAGAGAATGACATCGTTGAAGCCTTTCAGGAAGTCGCCGTTAAAAAGACCCTGTAA
- a CDS encoding SPOR domain-containing protein — MNSKTAYYTIQIGFGSYAEATILQDDASVDFPQFGTKIIFDSPTYRVHLGRFKNKLDVERTFAEVRKKYPQSIILKPISNN; from the coding sequence ATCAATTCCAAAACTGCTTATTACACAATTCAGATTGGTTTTGGATCTTATGCCGAGGCAACCATTCTTCAAGATGATGCTTCCGTAGATTTTCCTCAATTTGGCACTAAAATTATTTTTGATTCCCCCACCTACAGAGTGCATTTGGGCAGGTTTAAAAACAAACTAGACGTGGAGCGGACTTTCGCCGAAGTTCGAAAGAAATATCCGCAATCCATTATCCTCAAACCCATTTCCAATAATTGA
- a CDS encoding c-type cytochrome has translation MKKVPYRTQISTFFGIFAVVLLLTSNFSFAQDQAVAAAETAEASAETTAGGDAVKGKQLFNQNCAACHALNRKMTGPALANVEARLAEEEGLDKEWMYAWIKNSAGMIASGDAYANKIYEEYNQAAMTAFPTLSNEDIDNILAYTAAPPPAPAQAVATVAAPAGGAPTSGITNEVILGALVLVFGLLVMMLILVNTTLRRIAEANGVVVEKAKAEKRTPIWKAFAQNQFLVLVSTIFLLLASAYYAYGWMMQIGVDQGYQPIQPIHYSHKIHAGDNKIECKYCHSSARVSKHSGIPSLNVCMNCHKSIYEYKGNPEGPTPEDLANGYTNEFYTAEIKKLYKAVGWNEEEQRYTGESKPVEWVRIHNLPDLAYFNHSQHVTVAGIECQTCHGPVEEMEIMYQYSPLTMGWCINCHRETNVNVEDNAYYEKIHEALSEKYGVESLTAAQLGGLECGKCHY, from the coding sequence ATGAAAAAGGTTCCGTACCGCACTCAGATTTCTACATTTTTCGGGATTTTCGCAGTAGTTCTACTACTTACTTCTAACTTTTCATTCGCTCAAGATCAGGCGGTTGCCGCAGCAGAGACTGCTGAAGCGTCGGCTGAAACAACTGCGGGAGGCGATGCAGTGAAGGGAAAACAGCTCTTTAATCAGAATTGTGCTGCCTGCCACGCGTTAAACCGGAAGATGACGGGTCCTGCCCTGGCCAATGTGGAAGCAAGGCTGGCTGAAGAAGAAGGACTTGACAAAGAATGGATGTACGCCTGGATTAAGAACAGTGCAGGAATGATTGCCTCCGGTGATGCCTACGCGAACAAAATATACGAGGAGTACAACCAGGCGGCAATGACCGCATTTCCCACTCTCAGCAATGAGGATATCGATAACATTCTGGCTTACACCGCAGCTCCTCCACCTGCTCCTGCTCAAGCCGTAGCTACAGTGGCAGCTCCTGCCGGAGGTGCACCTACATCAGGTATTACGAACGAAGTGATCCTCGGAGCACTTGTCCTGGTTTTCGGACTCCTGGTCATGATGCTGATCCTGGTCAATACTACTTTGAGAAGAATAGCAGAGGCCAATGGAGTAGTAGTAGAAAAAGCTAAGGCCGAAAAGAGAACGCCAATCTGGAAGGCATTTGCGCAAAATCAATTCCTGGTTTTAGTTTCGACCATTTTCCTCCTACTGGCTAGTGCTTATTACGCATATGGCTGGATGATGCAGATTGGAGTAGACCAAGGGTATCAGCCAATTCAGCCTATCCACTATTCGCACAAGATCCACGCCGGAGACAACAAGATTGAATGTAAATATTGTCATTCTTCTGCAAGGGTTTCCAAGCATTCGGGTATCCCTTCCCTCAACGTGTGTATGAATTGTCACAAGTCGATTTACGAATACAAAGGGAATCCCGAAGGTCCAACACCTGAAGATCTGGCTAATGGCTACACCAACGAATTCTATACGGCGGAGATTAAAAAGCTCTATAAAGCCGTAGGGTGGAATGAAGAAGAACAAAGGTATACAGGGGAATCTAAACCTGTGGAATGGGTTAGGATCCACAATTTACCGGATCTCGCGTATTTCAATCATTCACAGCACGTGACTGTTGCAGGAATCGAATGTCAGACCTGTCACGGCCCGGTGGAAGAAATGGAGATCATGTATCAATACTCCCCACTTACCATGGGCTGGTGTATTAATTGTCACAGGGAGACCAATGTCAACGTGGAAGACAATGCGTACTATGAAAAAATTCACGAGGCTTTGTCTGAGAAATACGGGGTTGAGAGCCTGACTGCTGCACAACTCGGCGGACTCGAATGTGGGAAGTGTCACTATTAA